Genomic segment of Ictalurus furcatus strain D&B chromosome 9, Billie_1.0, whole genome shotgun sequence:
CGGCCCGTTTGTTTGAAAGAAAACAGTCTATActataaatcatttatttaactaaatcatttatttatctttctttgTATATCTCAAAATGTGTGATTATTTAATCAGATTTATTATTTCCCATACGGAAACGCAgtgtatttcaaaatatattaatagaacatatgcaaacatttgattTGCATATATTCACATAACTCATTGCATATAACCCTCTTtcctttttgaaataaataaataaaacatattttggCCTGCATGAAAAagaacatatacatatatggtTATGAATGGGAATAAAGAATTTGCCCCAAAAAggatcagatttattttttcccataTGGAAAAGCAATTTATTTCAtactatatttataaaattcatCATATGGAGGAAGTGGCCTCTCATTTGacctgtaaataataaatattagctTTAATTAGGAATATAAAATGAGTGATGAATGAAATCAGATAAGTCATTCTGACCTATAAATGATGTATttgcatatatactgtatgattatgaatatttatttccttcagagtaaaatacattcatatttatattatatgttaaataaatataaatcaaaatgaAGGCCTTCCCAAATATTTCCATGCTTTTTATGAACATATTTATAAATCTGTTGCTTTTCTAAATTAATCAAACTAGACACCTGGGCTCGTATGCTAGGGTTAGCTTAGCAAGCATAGAAGCTACAAACCCTTAGATACAAAAGCTACAATCCCATAGCTTAGCATAGCTGTAGAGTAGGTCACCTTCGCTGACTCATTATACCCGTTGTCTATACAGTATTTCCCAGTTGCTTAGCAACAGCCGATATTTTCTCAGTGGAACAACAAGCGCATTGTGTTTTCAGAAGACTATCACGCGGGGTCATGCACAGCAAATACAGCTACGATCTCATTTATTAGAACCCTTAATAAAGAACCCTAGAACTCTTTCCCTGTTAGAGAAGCTAAGAAGCTAAGAGCCCTTACTCATTACAAAGAACCCTGGGAGAATGTAAAACCCTACACCTGAGAATTTAACAGAAATGATCCCAACTAGAACCCTTTTAATTAACCCTTCATCATCCAGTGGacccttaaagaacccctgAAGCTAAAGGATAAACTCCTGACTCCTgaaaaactaacacacacacactcttagaaCTCCTCACTGGATAACCAAGTGTTCTTAACTTAATTAATGGTACGTAGGATTCACTGGATAAAatgtgggcgcacggtggcgtagtggttagcacgttcgcctcacacctcccgggtcgggggttcgagtcccactgtgaccctgtgtgtgcggagtttgcatgttctccccgtgctgtgggggtttcctgattggtgtgtctaaagtgtccatagtgtatgaatgggggtgggtgggtgtgtgtgtgtgtgtgtgtgattgtgccctgtgatagactggcaccttgtccaggatgtaccccgccttgtgccctgggataggctccaggttccccgcgaccctgtaggacaAGTGGtggagaagatggatggatgagaagaCACTGTGGGAGAACCGGAGAACTCttaaatgggtttttttggtaCATTTTTGTGAGTGTGATTTATTACGAATATATTTATAAGTGTGATTTTAGGAAAtcttttctctcagtctctcaggtttcggtgtgtgtgtgtgtgtgtgtgtgtgtttgtttgtgtatgctGCGGAACCTGTTTGGTTGCTCAGGTTAGTGTTTATCAGTTCTCTATGAGTGACCGAGCGAGTGAAGGAAACAGTCAGATCCAGTCGGACTTTAGGCGAGTGAACATCTGAAGAGTGGAAGCTTCTCGCCTCAGCATCATCAGCAggtcagtctctgtctctctcgcgctctttcacacacacacacacacacacacacacacacgatacttCTGTAGCTATAAATCCAAAAACACAGAACGTACTGTGTGTATTACACACTTTTACTGAATGTTTAAATGGTAAAAATGCAAGAAATGAAATGCatcataaaaacatttcatcattattaacacttaaaatataaaGCTGGGATcagtgtcttctttctctccactGTTACTATTTtgcctttttgtgtgtgtgcgtgtgcgtgtgcgcgtgtgtgtgtgcgcgtgtgtttcCCCCTATAATTCCAATGTGAGCTTAAATAGAAGAAAGGCACGACATAAATgaaaacttcttcttcttcttcttcttcttcttcttcttattattattattattattattgatagaGAGTAGTGAAGCTTCACTCTGTTTCAAAGTCACATGGTTAATCTATTCCTAGTTTCCTAGGAAGCGTCACAGCTTTGTTTTTATGACAGATTTCAACAAAGAGCACGGAGAAGTTCGGAGAGGAAATACTTTTGCATTCATGCgtgaaaaaaaaggagaaaatgacAGTTCCgctatttattatcattttaatctcACAGTGGACAGTTCTCTCCGTTCCATACTCCATAAACAGCCTCACCTCATCTCAGAGAAGTTATATCAAACCCCATCAAATATAATAAGATCATacaatcattttatttctgattaGAACTACAGTGAGGGGGGGGCAGTGATCACGATCAGGGAAGGCTGCGAGCTCGACTCTCGGGCAGAGGGCGAGGGATTTAATCCTGAAACACTGGGCTGAGATTGTGTGTCAGAATCATCCGCAACATCAATACGTACACAAGATTATTTCGTTAATGTTACTTTAATAACACACAATATTACTGTATATCATTTTACAAACAGTGATGAGAATCATCCTTCGCTCTTAGAAGAGAGGTTTCATCATGTAGGACGACTCTAGTTCATAACGTCACACACTTCTACACAGTGGaaatatgacatcatcatcatcatcatcatcatcacacttAAAGTCCCGGCATATAAAAGTACAGTTCAGTCTGTGCAGTAAAGCTGAAAAGAAAGACTTGTTGTTGTGACAGGAACACTGTGACGCTGTGACAGGAACACTGTGACTCTGTGACGCTGTGACAGGAACACTGTGACTCTGTGACGCTGTGACAGGAACACTGTGACTCTGTGACGCTGTGACAGGAACACTGTGACGCTGTGACAGGAACACTGTGACTCTGTGACACTGTGACAGGAACACTGTGACTCTGTGACGCTGTGACAGGAACACTGTGACTCTGTGACACTGTGACAGGAACACTGTGACTCTGTGACACTGTGACAGGAACACTGTGACTCTGTGACGCTGTGACAGGAACACTGTGACTCTGTGACGCTACTACGCTGAGTAGTTTagaactttatttaaatttaaaaattaagaaattaGCCACACCCTGTTAATGAGATGCAAATAGACTCATGAATATGACTATACTCTATGGAATGGAtgaagagaggtgtgtgtgtgtgtgtgtgtgtgtgtgtgtgtgtgtgcagcaggaTCAGGTATGCCAGCCTTCACTCATCTGAACCGACGGGTTTTGCACCTTTTAccccaaaaaacccaacacCATGCTTGAAATTCCAGTGACATGAGCTGGTGcatcactaacacactcacacactcacacacacacacacacacacacacacacactgtagataATGACTGTTTTAAAAGTTATGAAGCTCAGGGTTTAATGGGTGTTTGTGTTGCGCAGCTTTGTTTATAATCCAGTGAAGGAATTCTTCTAAAATCCTCCTAACATGTCACAGGTTTCACCTGGAACAGAGCGGGTTAAATTGAGcaatcagaaggttgtgagtttaaatcccatgATTGATAAGGAGTCGCTGTTAGGCTCTGGAGGAAAACCATAAGCTCCTGTTCTGTGGCAAAGCGATAGACGTGCACGTGCGACACGGAGCTGCGATTTCAGCCGTATTCCATCGGAGGTTTTCTCAATTCTGTGCAAATGAGTTAGGACGCTGTAAAGAAGTGACAAATCCATACGATCGTCTGgaactaaaacaaacattggacaggccacgcccacaagaaACATTTAACATCTGGATAAAAACTATATGTGTAAACAGATCAACATTTCCTATGAATTGAATCGAAATTGCATGATGTGCATGGTACACCACAATCTTTCAAAAGTTTCACCCAGCTTCCTCTAAAAATCGACCAAACATCCCGTAATACACGCTTCCTAATAATCGATCAGAGTGTCCTTTTAATAACGAAACAACTAAACAGAACCCAAAGCAAAATCCTCATCACCTGGGTACTCCATGCAGAACTGTAAAAGGTGACAGTCGTTATACACCgtctttatctatttatttttttatttttaaccaaataACATAATCGAGTGCGAAGAGAAAAGAGCTTTAATGTACACCGATGACACACTGAGTGTGATGATGAGTGTGTTTCGGCTCCACAGCTGTTACTTAATTATCACAAAAATCAGTCAAATCATGTGTGCTAACATAACAGAAAGAGTGCGGGGtgtgaaaacttttgcacacgACTGTCTGCACTGACTCAACAGGTTTTTGAGGTGCTACACACGTGTACGTTATGAACCGGCAGCGTTTTGTATATTTTGTCatgacaaaaaatacaaaaatgaaagcatttcatatatttttaaacatgatgattataattagtttaaatgcagtgaaaacagtagaaacacaatgtttttttttgatgaaagtCAAAGAACTGATGAAGGCCCTTCATCTAAATCATGTTTCTCTGAAGGCTGTGTACTACACTTCAGCACTTTACTGCTGCTGTCACTGTAGAGCACGTCAGGATTATTTTATATGTACCGTATGAATAACTGGACGTGTAATTACTCTCTGGAAACTCTGAAATCGTTAACTTCATGAATTAAACACGGATACACAACAATAAAACTGCTTTCAGATTACAGGATTACAACTTGGATTATAAACTCcaaaccttttatttatttatttttttttaagttaaagaCATTTCAGTTAAATCGCTGAACCTGCTACTAAACATCAGCATACTGGACGtaaagtgaaaataaagtgaCCTATAATCTATTTTACTGAGATTTCTAAATGCACCGACATTGTGCTGCAgtacattctttacttttctttcttttcctttcgtTTATctacacatattacacacacacacacacacacacacacacacacacacacagaccatgtGTGCTGTAAATAAACTCAGATTAAACTCAGTAAAttaaacattactgtaaaagtaattgtattgtattcctttcttttttttatttatttaatatacctGTAGAAATAGTTTTCTCCTTCGTTGACACATGCCGCACAGCCTGATGGGAACTCGTCGTCTCGTCGTACTTGTACAGCGACGActgaatgttttattcttttgacatttaaaaacaacgcTGCTTTAAAAACAGTTTCCATCGTAGAACAGCGTTAGAATGGCCCTGTAGTCAAAGTGAATTTCCTTATTCATTACAGTAaactgatcatttatttatttattttaaccactcagacagtgagacatgcatgttttttatttattggtatACTAGCAGTTAATGCAAATAACtaactattcaattcaattcagttttatttctaccgcacttttaacaatggacattgtcatgaagcagctttacataaatatataaatgtatttttcctaGATCCCAGGAAATATACCCGTTTTCCCCTTTCATGTGTAAAATATCAACATATCAACAAtttatctttaaaagaaaaacttcATCATGTGCCATAAACAGAAGTTTCTTCCTCGTTTAAAGGGATGTGGCAGGGTGCAAAACAACACACGCATAtgaggctttatttatttatttattcaacaacTGGTCGTGCGACATTGCTGAACAGAAATTCTTCACTGCACTTGGACGAAAGCATGCTAAGCGTTCGAGTGTGGCTAAACCTGTATAGCACATGACAGCAAAGTTTTCCATAGAGAAAAACGTCCTGTATCTGAATTTCAGCTGAATATGTTTTTGCACTACAATTAAATTTGATTTAGTGACTCagactttttaattaaaagctgATTTTCTCTTGACATCTCCTATTTTGTCTTGACAGATTACAGGACCTTACAATTCTTCTGTGATATGCAGCTGTAGACATAATTAAGAGATAATGGCAAGTTTCCTTCACCACGTGAGTGCTCTGCTTCGTTGTCGGTTGACTCAATGGAAATGTGTTGGTTTTCCAACCTTACTTTAAACATTCATAAATAATCCTGTGTCCTATTAATGATCACTTTCAGAATGGGGAAATGGGGACCTCGACCCTCTCAGCCAGTGATGTGTTAAACACTGGAATCAAAGGACCTGCAATCAACGTAAATCAAGGTAATGATCACGCTTTATCATAAAACCATGAGGAAACAGTTCAAGTTTATTAAAAGCCATGAAGAAACATCAGGGAACTTTGATTCCACTGTTGGAAAAATGATTACTAACCACCCATGGATATTCCATAGATGAGAAGATCGTCGGTGCCACGGTTCACTTGGATCACCTCAGTAAAGATAAAGCGCTGGAAGTACTCAAGATCATTCATACTTACGATGAGAACCTTGAAATTAAGACCAAAGCCAGTGCAAATACTGGAGTGGTAAGCAACGTCTTAATCTAAACCATGCAAATAtactaaaatacatttttaacacaTAATTCAGTTGTTTAACTGAATAAACAGTGTTTTGATTTGTTGTTTTGGGTGGGAAActccttttttaaaaaggagctacAATACATCCTGTTTAGGTTTCTAAATATACCGACGATATGCTGCAATCAATTCTTgactttttccccccccattTCCTTTCCATAGAGATTTGgtgatttatttttgaaggGTGACGCTCCAAATCTTCAAGCCCCATCAGCTGACATCCATGGGTTGAATGGGAATTTAAGTCTCCCAGGTGTCAAAGGTGGCCTTGCAGCTCCATCTGTGAATGGAGAACACCCACAGATGCAACTGAAGGGCTCTACACCAGAGCTGACCGTCGGGGACGGCGGCAAGTTCACGATGCCAACATTCGGCATGACAGGGCCGAAACTTAAAGGTGCTAATCTAGACGGCAGCGTGTCTTCTCCAACACTGAACTCTCCAGAACCATCCTATACAACTCCTAAATTCACGATGCCGAACTTTAAGGGTAGTTCCCCTGATTTAGACCTTAATACACCTGATGTAGGTGTGAATTTGCCAAATGCTGAACTGAAAGGCCCAAATCTTAATGCAGAACTCCCAGATGTTGACATCGATGGACCCTCTGGCAAATTCAAAGTGCCCAAGGCAAGCTGGGGTCTCTCAAAGCCTAAAGTGAAATCACCAGATGCTGACCTTTCTGTACCAAATCTCAAAGCTGACATCAAGACCCCAGGTGTGGATGTGAATTTACCTGATGCCGAGCTCAGCAGTCCTGAATTTGGCATTGATACCCCAAATCTTAACACTGACAGCCCATCTGCTAAATTTAAATGGCCCAAATTTAAGAAACCCAAAGGAAAAGTGAAAGGAAATTTAGGGGGCATTGATGCAGATGTGAATACTCCAGAACTCAATCTGTCAGCCCCCAAAATGAATGCAGACATCAATGCACCAAACATGGATGTAGACATGAACCTGCCCAAAGCTAAACTTGAAGGGCCAACCATAGATGGCAAAGCACCAGATCTCAAACTCTCTGCACCAAAAGTAAAAGGTGATATCGGTACACCAGACTTAAACATGAAAACTCCAGATGTAGACCTGAAAACTCCCAAAATTGATGCTGAAGCTCGACCCATTAAATTCAAGCTACCCAGACTGTCCAAATTTACTGGTTCTGGTGCAAAAGTCAAAGGACCAGATGTAGATGCTGATCTTAATGTCCCAGATGTTGATGTCAATGGAGATGTGAACTTGAAAACTCCCACAATTGATGCCCCAtcagcaaaactaaagaagccaCATGTTAAGCTACCTAAATTTAGTCTCACTGGCCCAAGAGTAAAAACACCAAATGTTGATGCAAATTTGCAAACACCAGATGTGAACCTACCATCAGGTGAGTTCAAAGGGCCTAATCTGGACCTAAAAGCACCCAAGATTCATGGTTCTCTAGCCAGTCCAGATATAGATTTGCCCAAAGCTGAGCTGAAGAATCCAAATCTTAACCTTCATGCAAAATCACCAGCGCTCAACCTCTCTGTTCCAGATGTAGATCTGAACCTACCAAAAGGAGATATCAAGGGCCCTAATGTGGATCTAAATGCCCCAAGTGTTGATGCACCTTCTGGAAAGCTTAAGATGCCACACCTCAAGATGCCCAAATTTAACGTCTCTGGACCAAAGGTCAAAGGGCCAAATGTTGATGCAGACCTGAATGCACCAGACATAGACATGGATCTACCTAAAGCAGATCTCAAAGGACCTAATCTTAACCTGAGTGCACCAAATGTTGATCTCTCTAGACCAGATGTAGACCTGAGGTTGCCAAAGGGAAGTCTTCAAGGCCCTGATGTAGATCTGAACGTCCCAGATGCCAACATTGATGCACCTTCTGGAAAGCTTAAGATGCCACACCTCAAGATGCCCAAATTTAACGTCTCTGGACCAAAGGTCAAAGGGCCAAATGTTGATGCAGACCTGAATGCACCAGACATAGACATGGATCTACCTAAAGCAGATCTCAAAGGACCTAATCTTAACCTGAGTGCACCAAATGTTGATCTTTCTAGACCAGATGTAGACCTGAGGTTGCCAAAGGGAAGTCTTCAAGGCCCTGATGTAGATCTGAACGTCCCAGATGCCAACATTGATGCACCTTCTGGAAAGCTTAAGATGCCACACCTCAAGATGCCCAAATTTAACGTCTCTGGACCAAAGGTCAAAGGGCCAAATGTTGATGCAGACCTGAATGCACCAGACATAGACATGGATCTACCTAAAGCAGATCTCAAAGGACCTAATCTTAACCTGAGTGCACCAAATGTTGATCTCTCTAGACCAGATGTAGACCTGAGGTTGCCAAAGGGAAGTCTTCAAGGCCCTGATGTAGATCTGAACGTCCCAGATGCCAACATTGATGCACCTTCTGGAAAGCTTAAGATGCCACACCTCAAGATGCCCAAATTTAACGTCTCTGGACCAAAGGTCAAGGGGCCAAATGTTGATGCAGACCTGAATGCACCAGACATAGACATGGATCTACCTAAAGCAGATCTCAAAGGACCTAATCTTAACCTGAGTGCACCAAATGTTGATCTTTCTAGACCAGATGTAGACCTGAGGTTGCCAAAGGGAAGTCTTCAAGGCCCTGATGTAGATCTGAACGTCCCAGATGCCAACATTGATGCACCTTCTGGAAAGCTTAAGATGCCACACCTCAAGATGCCCAAATTTAACGTCTCTGGACCAAAGGTTAACGAGCCTAACCTGAATGCCAGTGGAGATCTGAATGTTTCTCTTCCTAAGATTGATGGAGAACTGAACACACCAGATGTTGATCTAAATCTACCAAAGGCTAAAGTCAATGCACctgatgttgatgtgaaatTGCCC
This window contains:
- the si:ch211-125o16.4 gene encoding neuroblast differentiation-associated protein AHNAK, translated to MASFLHHNGEMGTSTLSASDVLNTGIKGPAINVNQDEKIVGATVHLDHLSKDKALEVLKIIHTYDENLEIKTKASANTGVRFGDLFLKGDAPNLQAPSADIHGLNGNLSLPGVKGGLAAPSVNGEHPQMQLKGSTPELTVGDGGKFTMPTFGMTGPKLKGANLDGSVSSPTLNSPEPSYTTPKFTMPNFKGSSPDLDLNTPDVGVNLPNAELKGPNLNAELPDVDIDGPSGKFKVPKASWGLSKPKVKSPDADLSVPNLKADIKTPGVDVNLPDAELSSPEFGIDTPNLNTDSPSAKFKWPKFKKPKGKVKGNLGGIDADVNTPELNLSAPKMNADINAPNMDVDMNLPKAKLEGPTIDGKAPDLKLSAPKVKGDIGTPDLNMKTPDVDLKTPKIDAEARPIKFKLPRLSKFTGSGAKVKGPDVDADLNVPDVDVNGDVNLKTPTIDAPSAKLKKPHVKLPKFSLTGPRVKTPNVDANLQTPDVNLPSGEFKGPNLDLKAPKIHGSLASPDIDLPKAELKNPNLNLHAKSPALNLSVPDVDLNLPKGDIKGPNVDLNAPSVDAPSGKLKMPHLKMPKFNVSGPKVKGPNVDADLNAPDIDMDLPKADLKGPNLNLSAPNVDLSRPDVDLRLPKGSLQGPDVDLNVPDANIDAPSGKLKMPHLKMPKFNVSGPKVKGPNVDADLNAPDIDMDLPKADLKGPNLNLSAPNVDLSRPDVDLRLPKGSLQGPDVDLNVPDANIDAPSGKLKMPHLKMPKFNVSGPKVKGPNVDADLNAPDIDMDLPKADLKGPNLNLSAPNVDLSRPDVDLRLPKGSLQGPDVDLNVPDANIDAPSGKLKMPHLKMPKFNVSGPKVKGPNVDADLNAPDIDMDLPKADLKGPNLNLSAPNVDLSRPDVDLRLPKGSLQGPDVDLNVPDANIDAPSGKLKMPHLKMPKFNVSGPKVNEPNLNASGDLNVSLPKIDGELNTPDVDLNLPKAKVNAPDVDVKLPKADVKVPDVDVKTPEIDAPSGKFKFFTFKKSKISASTPKVKSPEVDVNASVKNPDLSLSAPKIDADIKAPDASLNLPTANLEGPNVDIDAPKGKLKFPTLKRLNFSSPKVKSPSFDEPDLSMSAPKVESPNGDLSLPKGAVDVESPDVDGSKSKIKWPFKRSNHGSIGSTIDTVDANMDDSEVSANADVKLQKSLPMFKTHRLPNSKFDELQDATEAVDSVDLNTNPIKTESPSATFSVPTVPRVRAGWKSSTGTLHSNANSQSIDIKERLRLFTTRSMYNLTTPSDSASSELPDTPTNVRQGTFKVIDPDSEKDYPLVNSTSKKDKLSLSLNNMLGLNNSSDAEN